One Mycoplasmopsis caviae DNA segment encodes these proteins:
- a CDS encoding P68 family surface lipoprotein, protein MNNKFKKIALTIAGASMAAVPFISGSCGGGKTKFDVNTNKVRLDVTFARGKQQWNALKWVIDAYNDKEGRNKDFYEKHKEDFAEVDLHNAGSGYSQGHKSISTALSNKDQSNMPQLTLNYGGTVATAIEYGMNLDLGKTANDDYGVERESVHESFMKINDSISGVKQGEVNYLPFLKSTVNFGINGPVFKYILKSLKEAGLTVDNELETKFNLSTNTWDEDIKVVGDDLHFGKAIDKEEIKKIFDNKAISKNILTNGKDLFEFATKAQKCFEKSKDPKTTPVHVLGLDDFAGAWHYLAFSKANGNEEALPIKKIVDATTGVPTISYENAIKTSGAAYENLEPIFKTVMEAVKSGGLKLYGDGQYASSDQTFHKIGGSFGSSAGWHFNYIKKVSNSYSLKLTKDNKTTLITEKELQLVNYGTAKDKNFESLFSVEQSNASKFEGETDKSKPTKTYTSPILKSVDVGKADNYSLILDSSYDSKYDEIVNTLKTQSSSPKRYLIKLESQNEKVALLKDSTFSDKIKYLGQAKDKSGTKQYDLFVTDFDVTTATITINANISINSLGASGQLEKTELIGLMSPTKWDENSKETSFLQGPNLIGFHSNEKINKSTRLFVKWLFDTSKNYKFQKSEDNKFDATKAETYTETTTLKFFTKNSGYLVPFKGFESTEYKDLFEDGNQYHTSMFEQLKKVVGTSSNATLYEEPISPFADLYRNEVKSAFIALATTLKNNPAHDVSYKNDFISSIESKIQTFN, encoded by the coding sequence ATGAATAATAAGTTTAAAAAAATCGCTTTAACAATTGCCGGAGCAAGTATGGCAGCAGTGCCATTTATCTCTGGTTCTTGTGGCGGAGGTAAGACAAAGTTTGATGTTAACACAAATAAAGTTAGACTTGATGTTACTTTTGCACGTGGCAAGCAACAATGAAATGCGTTGAAGTGAGTTATTGATGCATATAATGATAAAGAAGGCCGTAACAAAGACTTTTATGAAAAACACAAAGAGGATTTTGCGGAAGTTGATTTACACAATGCAGGTAGTGGATATTCACAAGGTCACAAGAGTATTAGTACTGCACTATCAAATAAAGACCAAAGTAATATGCCACAATTAACACTAAATTATGGTGGCACAGTTGCAACTGCTATTGAATATGGTATGAATTTGGATTTAGGTAAAACCGCTAATGATGATTATGGTGTTGAAAGAGAAAGTGTTCATGAATCTTTCATGAAAATTAATGACAGTATTTCAGGTGTTAAACAAGGTGAAGTAAACTATTTACCATTTTTAAAATCTACAGTTAACTTTGGTATTAACGGTCCTGTTTTCAAATATATTCTTAAGAGTTTAAAAGAAGCGGGTTTAACAGTAGATAATGAACTAGAAACAAAATTTAATCTAAGCACTAACACATGAGATGAAGATATTAAAGTGGTTGGTGATGATTTACATTTTGGCAAAGCAATTGACAAAGAAGAAATTAAAAAAATCTTTGATAATAAAGCAATTAGCAAAAATATTTTAACAAATGGAAAAGATTTGTTTGAATTTGCTACAAAAGCACAAAAATGTTTTGAAAAATCTAAAGATCCAAAAACAACACCTGTTCACGTTTTAGGGCTTGATGATTTTGCTGGTGCTTGACATTATTTGGCATTCTCAAAAGCAAATGGTAACGAAGAAGCATTACCAATTAAAAAGATTGTTGATGCTACAACAGGTGTGCCAACAATTAGTTATGAAAATGCTATAAAAACTAGTGGTGCTGCATATGAAAATCTTGAACCAATCTTTAAAACGGTTATGGAAGCTGTTAAGTCAGGTGGTTTGAAGTTATATGGAGATGGTCAATATGCTTCATCAGATCAAACTTTCCATAAAATAGGTGGTAGTTTTGGTTCTTCGGCAGGTTGACATTTCAACTACATTAAAAAAGTTTCAAATAGTTATAGTTTAAAGTTAACAAAAGATAATAAAACTACTTTAATCACTGAAAAAGAATTACAATTAGTTAATTATGGTACTGCAAAAGACAAGAATTTTGAATCACTATTTTCAGTTGAACAATCAAATGCTAGCAAATTTGAAGGTGAAACTGACAAATCAAAACCAACAAAAACATATACTAGCCCAATTTTAAAATCTGTTGATGTTGGTAAAGCTGATAATTATTCATTAATTCTTGATTCATCTTATGATTCAAAGTATGATGAAATTGTTAATACATTAAAAACTCAATCAAGTTCACCAAAGAGATATTTGATTAAACTTGAAAGTCAAAATGAAAAAGTTGCATTACTAAAGGATAGTACATTTAGCGACAAAATTAAATATTTAGGTCAAGCAAAAGATAAAAGCGGCACGAAGCAATATGATTTATTTGTGACTGATTTTGATGTTACAACAGCAACAATAACAATTAATGCAAATATTTCAATTAATTCACTTGGAGCAAGTGGGCAATTAGAAAAAACAGAACTTATTGGTCTAATGTCTCCTACAAAATGAGATGAAAACAGTAAAGAAACTTCATTTTTACAAGGTCCAAACTTGATTGGTTTCCATTCTAATGAAAAGATTAACAAGTCTACTAGATTGTTTGTAAAATGATTATTTGACACAAGCAAAAATTATAAATTCCAAAAATCAGAAGATAATAAATTTGATGCCACAAAAGCTGAAACATACACAGAAACAACAACATTGAAATTCTTCACAAAGAATTCAGGGTATTTAGTTCCTTTCAAAGGTTTCGAAAGTACTGAATACAAAGACTTGTTTGAAGATGGCAACCAATATCATACATCTATGTTTGAACAGTTAAAAAAAGTTGTTGGAACATCTTCAAATGCAACGTTATATGAAGAACCTATTAGTCCATTTGCTGACTTATATAGAAATGAAGTTAAATCAGCATTTATTGCATTAGCAACAACTCTTAAAAATAATCCAGCACATGATGTATCATATAAAAATGATTTTATAAGTTCGATTGAGTCAAAAATTCAAACATTTAATTAA
- a CDS encoding ATP-binding cassette domain-containing protein, producing MNSTNRKKILEVQGLKKYFFNNNKIHKAVDNVSFNLYEGQILGLIGESGSGKTTVGRTIAKLYDDYQGVIYVDNKLINNKKTTEQDRKHLKKNIQMIFQNPKNSMDEQKTIYSILKETLIGNEILTQKTKEIFKNWKQVKEIFGPEFLLKYRSLQNEGLNSINCLSNDFIDEWEKNKFRFEDQENSLPIDLFNNIYSFFEEKQDLQIQIIDNLHKDANQLLDFYKQKQTEYSSGNFSFGTFLLDKHESDMKKLLVLDKMSNQNYESMLIVNNLNKDIKNIQNEFISNKKDNVILFKNYIDEYKFENKNLNIELNSTNDEEFYKYCYKKQFLNKNLLNF from the coding sequence ATGAACTCAACAAATAGAAAAAAAATCCTTGAAGTTCAAGGTTTAAAAAAATATTTTTTTAATAATAATAAAATTCATAAGGCAGTTGATAATGTTAGTTTCAATTTATATGAGGGTCAAATTTTGGGACTAATTGGTGAAAGTGGTAGTGGTAAAACAACTGTGGGTCGAACTATTGCAAAACTTTATGATGACTATCAAGGTGTTATATATGTTGATAATAAACTGATTAATAACAAAAAAACAACTGAGCAAGATAGAAAACACCTTAAAAAAAATATTCAAATGATTTTTCAAAATCCTAAAAATTCAATGGATGAGCAAAAAACCATTTATTCAATATTAAAAGAAACTCTAATAGGTAATGAAATATTAACTCAAAAAACAAAAGAGATTTTTAAAAACTGAAAACAGGTTAAAGAAATATTCGGTCCAGAATTTTTATTAAAATATCGAAGTTTACAAAATGAAGGACTAAATTCAATTAATTGCCTAAGTAATGATTTTATTGATGAATGAGAAAAAAACAAATTTCGTTTTGAAGATCAAGAAAATAGTTTACCAATTGATTTATTTAACAATATTTATTCTTTTTTTGAAGAAAAACAAGATCTTCAGATTCAAATAATTGATAATTTACACAAAGATGCAAACCAGTTGTTGGACTTTTATAAACAAAAACAAACTGAATATTCAAGCGGTAATTTTTCTTTTGGTACATTTTTGCTTGATAAACATGAAAGTGATATGAAAAAGTTGCTTGTTTTAGACAAAATGAGCAACCAAAATTATGAATCAATGCTAATTGTCAACAACTTAAATAAAGATATAAAGAATATTCAAAATGAATTTATTTCTAATAAAAAAGATAATGTAATTTTATTTAAAAATTATATTGATGAATACAAATTTGAAAACAAGAATTTAAATATTGAATTAAATTCAACAAATGATGAAGAATTTTACAAATACTGTTACAAAAAACAATTTTTAAATAAAAACTTATTGAACTTCTAA
- a CDS encoding nucleotidyltransferase, translating into MAVGIIAEYNPFHNGHIKQLNWVKEHFPGEKIIVVMSDKYSQRGELIVAPFGQRKKIAKKYGVDKVLKLKFEEGVQAAHIFAYNAVMKLYRAKVDKIVFGSESNDPDSMLYCAKIMKEKHSEFSHLLMQKMKKSGLSYPRAVSEVMNELVGESYQLPNDILGFEYIKVIVDNNLPIKVHTLRREVGFHSEEVVDEFASASYLRKLIYQGQDISTFSPMRFKKTPATISSLYWKFQKIMNKVPLKKIKRVPLVSEGIENLLKKNIVHPTYESFIEACTSKRYTASRIQRIVAWILNKKWKKQSNRKLLQIIKHHKKEEN; encoded by the coding sequence ATGGCGGTTGGAATTATTGCTGAATATAATCCATTTCACAATGGTCATATTAAACAATTAAATTGAGTTAAAGAACACTTTCCAGGTGAAAAAATTATTGTTGTTATGAGCGATAAATATAGCCAACGCGGAGAATTGATAGTTGCTCCATTTGGACAAAGAAAAAAAATCGCTAAAAAATATGGAGTTGATAAAGTTCTTAAACTTAAATTTGAAGAAGGTGTTCAAGCTGCACATATTTTTGCTTATAATGCAGTTATGAAATTGTATAGAGCAAAAGTTGACAAAATTGTTTTTGGTAGCGAAAGCAACGATCCTGACTCAATGCTTTATTGTGCTAAGATAATGAAAGAAAAACATAGCGAATTTTCTCACTTATTAATGCAAAAGATGAAAAAATCTGGCCTAAGTTATCCAAGAGCGGTTAGTGAAGTAATGAATGAATTAGTTGGCGAAAGTTACCAACTACCTAATGATATTTTGGGTTTTGAATATATTAAGGTTATAGTTGATAATAATCTCCCGATTAAAGTTCATACACTAAGAAGAGAAGTAGGTTTCCACTCGGAAGAAGTTGTGGATGAATTCGCTTCTGCATCATATTTAAGAAAACTAATTTATCAGGGCCAAGACATTAGTACTTTTAGTCCAATGAGGTTTAAAAAAACACCAGCAACAATAAGTTCACTTTATTGAAAATTCCAAAAAATAATGAACAAAGTTCCACTTAAAAAAATAAAAAGAGTTCCATTAGTTTCGGAAGGAATTGAGAACTTACTTAAGAAAAACATAGTTCATCCTACATATGAGTCATTTATTGAGGCGTGTACTTCAAAAAGATATACTGCTTCAAGAATTCAAAGAATTGTTGCTTGAATTCTTAATAAAAAATGAAAGAAACAATCAAATAGAAAATTGCTACAGATTATTAAACATCACAAAAAAGAAGAAAATTAA
- a CDS encoding FAD synthase → MSLKVYSFDNINKFKRPIFIIGSFESFHLGHYQLLKKAREIAKQDEHERDIVLVYFSDIENLNKSNYLIFSDEKNRLQEFANLKINFAISLFYSDISHMSPKDFIDKLIKDQDDYLLIIGEEFKFGFKRQGDVKFLIDNYGADKVLGQKIIKLKNNQKISTTYLKELIEFGDIDLLNTINMYPYSFSASFSTYESKIEVKKHNLLIPLRQGIYATLVEINNYNYYALLQVNFDTKYYVEFIDFKIKENMEFDARFKVVKAIRFFRNKELETINDFDKISAKSTFLELKNN, encoded by the coding sequence ATGTCCTTAAAAGTTTATTCATTTGATAATATAAACAAATTCAAAAGACCTATTTTCATAATAGGTTCTTTTGAATCCTTTCATTTAGGTCATTATCAACTTTTAAAAAAAGCCAGAGAAATTGCAAAGCAAGATGAGCATGAAAGAGATATAGTATTAGTTTATTTTAGTGATATTGAAAACTTAAACAAATCAAATTATTTAATTTTTTCTGATGAAAAAAATCGCTTGCAGGAGTTTGCAAATTTAAAAATTAATTTTGCTATAAGCCTGTTTTATAGTGATATTAGTCACATGAGCCCTAAAGATTTTATTGACAAATTAATCAAAGATCAAGATGACTATTTACTAATAATAGGTGAGGAATTTAAGTTTGGTTTTAAGCGTCAAGGAGATGTTAAATTCTTAATTGATAATTATGGTGCAGACAAAGTTTTGGGTCAAAAGATTATCAAACTTAAAAATAATCAAAAGATATCTACTACTTATCTTAAAGAACTTATTGAATTTGGGGATATTGATTTACTTAACACAATCAATATGTATCCTTATAGTTTTAGTGCTTCATTTTCTACATATGAGTCTAAGATTGAAGTAAAAAAACATAATCTACTAATACCACTAAGACAAGGAATTTATGCTACTCTTGTTGAGATAAATAATTACAATTATTATGCTCTTTTACAGGTTAATTTTGATACTAAATACTACGTTGAATTTATAGATTTTAAAATTAAGGAAAATATGGAATTTGATGCTAGATTTAAGGTTGTAAAAGCAATAAGATTCTTTAGAAACAAAGAGTTAGAAACAATAAATGATTTTGATAAAATAAGTGCTAAAAGCACGTTTTTAGAACTCAAAAACAATTAA
- a CDS encoding ATP-binding cassette domain-containing protein — protein MTHLNNLLPKDIKELIYDLKNYSLDFFNKYFQSLVFNKEIKENMQSTYETYFQFDINKFVIKNNLNNTKYDEEIDHIKGLISEQMILSRNLKADNDSTLSKFQLESSINQFKKQFDEKLAVHRQNIIQQLNNVEEVLKINEEKNETLKLRLQSFYENYSNSKLVKLFNDRLKIWLDNSSKEQKVENVNYANSLQNKLKDKVLSLNALDIEIKQLQDDLKTIKTFMGLNVKKQGGFLSFFKDLFRNLIIKRSIKELICKNIIYKSLEDVGLLKQFAYRYPHEFSGGQLQRVAIARALIVEPKIIIADEPIASLDISIQAQIVNLLKELCEKKNIGIIFIAHDLSMIEYLANEVQIMHNGKFVEGGKTDIIYKKPMHPYTQNLFASIPKIENANLKFVNCDFDSSYLQEQKFPNYSDLYLIEQGHYLFGTKEQINRWIEKYNLVNPILAQELEYQKVAKSTKDLPFDGFSEIPEGVDYTQVMDISMFTSEIKISKTDFNLSKPKAKK, from the coding sequence ATGACACATCTTAATAATTTATTACCAAAAGATATTAAGGAATTAATTTATGATTTAAAAAATTATAGTCTTGATTTTTTTAATAAATATTTTCAATCACTTGTGTTTAATAAAGAAATTAAGGAAAATATGCAATCAACTTATGAAACATATTTTCAATTTGATATTAATAAATTTGTTATAAAGAACAATTTGAATAATACAAAATATGACGAAGAGATTGACCATATTAAAGGTTTAATATCTGAGCAAATGATTTTATCAAGGAATTTAAAGGCAGATAATGATTCAACCTTAAGCAAATTTCAATTAGAATCATCAATTAATCAATTTAAAAAACAATTTGATGAAAAACTTGCGGTTCATAGGCAAAATATAATACAACAATTAAACAATGTCGAGGAAGTTTTAAAAATAAATGAAGAAAAAAACGAAACCCTAAAATTGAGACTACAATCCTTTTATGAAAACTATTCAAATTCAAAACTAGTTAAGTTATTTAATGACAGGTTGAAAATATGATTAGATAATAGTTCAAAAGAACAAAAGGTAGAAAATGTAAATTATGCAAATAGTTTGCAAAACAAATTAAAAGACAAAGTTCTTTCACTTAATGCTCTTGATATTGAAATAAAACAATTGCAAGATGACTTAAAAACTATTAAAACATTTATGGGCCTTAATGTTAAAAAGCAAGGTGGGTTCTTATCATTTTTTAAAGATTTATTTAGAAATCTTATAATCAAAAGATCAATAAAAGAGCTTATTTGCAAAAATATCATTTATAAATCTCTCGAAGATGTTGGTTTACTTAAACAATTTGCATATCGTTATCCCCATGAATTTTCAGGCGGGCAGTTACAAAGAGTTGCAATAGCACGTGCTTTAATTGTTGAACCAAAAATAATTATTGCTGATGAACCAATCGCATCATTAGACATTTCAATTCAAGCACAAATTGTGAACTTATTAAAGGAATTGTGTGAAAAGAAAAATATTGGAATAATATTTATAGCTCATGACCTTTCAATGATTGAATATTTAGCAAATGAAGTTCAAATTATGCACAATGGTAAATTTGTTGAAGGTGGTAAAACAGATATTATTTATAAAAAACCAATGCACCCATATACCCAAAATTTATTTGCTTCTATTCCTAAAATTGAGAACGCAAATTTAAAATTTGTTAACTGTGATTTTGACTCATCTTATTTACAAGAGCAAAAATTTCCAAATTATTCTGACTTATATTTAATTGAACAAGGTCATTATTTATTTGGTACAAAAGAACAAATTAATAGATGAATTGAAAAATATAATCTAGTTAATCCGATCTTAGCTCAGGAATTAGAATATCAAAAAGTTGCTAAAAGTACAAAAGATTTGCCTTTTGATGGCTTTAGCGAAATTCCAGAAGGTGTTGACTATACACAAGTTATGGATATAAGTATGTTTACTTCTGAAATTAAAATTTCAAAAACCGATTTTAACCTATCGAAACCTAAGGCGAAAAAATAA
- a CDS encoding YcsE-related riboflavin metabolism phosphatase: MKKEELKKNIKLAAFDIDGTILPYAQPEFSNNIELMFKKLEESNIKSALATAREFVTIGNLMNKASNLDYFIGANGAFVYDCKHKDIIFEKTIKFEDFKILYEFFNKYITCEGFTIMDRNYGWYSPKMNIDTWFLRPHQAKMKPVDYNLMEKDHLHVITITAKDIQRTNDCVKKAKELIAKHNMDLEVNSQWATGVFVSPKGITKSHSLDWLAKYLGFDSKKNLIAFGDSSNDYEMIRDAAYGVTMEKASEYLKAVANDIALDPTSDGAYYKLKELELIK, from the coding sequence ATGAAAAAAGAAGAACTAAAGAAAAATATTAAATTAGCTGCTTTTGACATCGATGGTACTATTTTGCCATATGCCCAACCTGAGTTTAGTAACAATATTGAATTAATGTTCAAGAAACTTGAAGAATCTAACATTAAATCAGCACTTGCCACAGCAAGAGAATTTGTTACTATTGGTAATTTAATGAATAAAGCTTCAAACCTTGATTACTTCATTGGTGCAAATGGTGCTTTTGTTTACGATTGCAAGCACAAAGATATAATTTTTGAAAAAACAATTAAATTTGAAGATTTTAAAATCCTATATGAGTTTTTTAACAAATATATAACTTGTGAAGGTTTTACAATTATGGATCGAAATTATGGTTGATATTCGCCAAAAATGAATATCGACACTTGATTTTTAAGACCACATCAAGCCAAAATGAAACCAGTTGACTACAATTTAATGGAAAAAGATCACTTGCACGTCATTACAATAACAGCAAAAGATATTCAAAGAACAAATGATTGTGTTAAAAAAGCAAAAGAACTAATTGCAAAACATAATATGGATTTAGAGGTTAATTCTCAATGAGCAACAGGAGTTTTTGTAAGCCCAAAAGGAATTACAAAATCTCATAGTCTTGATTGACTTGCTAAATATTTAGGCTTTGATTCAAAGAAAAATCTAATTGCATTTGGTGATAGTTCAAATGACTACGAAATGATTAGAGATGCTGCATATGGTGTAACTATGGAAAAAGCAAGTGAATATCTCAAAGCAGTTGCTAATGATATAGCACTTGATCCAACATCTGATGGTGCTTATTACAAACTTAAGGAATTAGAACTAATTAAATAG
- a CDS encoding thermonuclease family protein — protein sequence MKIKKILTIGTPLIAGLTALTTISGACSKLDYRIKFDLNKEKNKQNLIPVKIADISDGDTVVAEILDDSFKQYIKHGKGSKVKVRIFGIDTPEKAVSGTKSDTEENSWAEKASKFCAKTLKVGETYLLFYHGEDTYDRLVGDIFYKEKPTDEKYLSYAVEITRAGWTLPHVSDTDIKLINVKYTLPYYTLLQIAYAMEEASHNRVGAFKKFKYPERFAKIYKLKPNSAYTSFIRKKKFKHDTTVFDYEKKAYPNLL from the coding sequence ATGAAAATAAAAAAAATATTAACTATTGGTACACCATTAATAGCGGGATTGACTGCTTTAACAACAATAAGTGGTGCTTGTAGTAAATTGGATTATCGTATTAAATTTGATTTAAACAAAGAAAAAAATAAACAAAATTTAATACCAGTAAAAATCGCTGACATTTCTGATGGTGATACAGTTGTCGCTGAAATATTAGATGATTCATTCAAACAATATATAAAACATGGTAAAGGCTCAAAAGTTAAAGTTAGAATCTTTGGGATTGATACACCTGAAAAGGCTGTATCTGGAACTAAGTCTGATACAGAAGAAAATAGTTGAGCTGAAAAAGCATCCAAATTTTGCGCTAAAACATTAAAAGTTGGCGAAACATACTTATTATTTTACCACGGTGAAGACACTTATGATCGTTTAGTTGGAGATATTTTTTATAAGGAAAAACCAACTGATGAAAAGTATCTCTCATATGCTGTTGAAATAACAAGAGCTGGATGGACATTGCCTCATGTAAGCGATACTGATATTAAATTAATCAATGTAAAATACACATTACCTTACTATACACTATTACAAATTGCCTATGCAATGGAGGAAGCTTCTCATAATAGAGTAGGTGCTTTCAAAAAATTTAAGTATCCTGAGAGATTTGCGAAAATCTATAAATTAAAGCCAAATAGTGCTTATACAAGTTTTATAAGAAAAAAGAAATTTAAACATGATACAACAGTTTTTGACTATGAGAAAAAAGCTTATCCAAATTTATTATAG
- the truB gene encoding tRNA pseudouridine(55) synthase TruB, protein MFYLLRKPKGISSFSCIRNFAKKMNIKKIGHSGTLDPLASGLLLCASDEDTKLISYISHKSKTYIAKIKFGQQTSTYDAEGEITNSSQVKITSDDLEKINNWFLEQNCQIPPIYSAKKINGTRSYQLARDGKNVKLDNQNIKIYSSKILNFDYQKQELIVELEVSYGTYIRSLSNDVGIAFNTYSYMSDLERIKIGDLSISNKTVEYCEVDKSNLFDIKFYCATEQEILDLKVGRIIESKKVLEDGKYLLVNKQKENSLILGILESKDSKLKVIKLFGNRL, encoded by the coding sequence ATGTTTTATCTTTTAAGAAAACCAAAAGGAATTTCATCTTTTAGCTGCATAAGAAATTTTGCTAAAAAGATGAATATTAAGAAGATTGGACATAGCGGAACTCTTGATCCACTAGCCTCTGGCTTATTACTTTGTGCAAGTGATGAAGATACTAAATTAATATCATATATTAGTCATAAATCAAAAACTTATATCGCTAAAATTAAATTTGGTCAGCAAACAAGCACATATGATGCCGAGGGAGAAATCACAAACTCTTCACAGGTTAAAATAACAAGCGATGATTTAGAAAAAATTAATAATTGATTTTTGGAGCAAAATTGCCAAATTCCGCCAATTTATAGTGCTAAAAAGATAAACGGCACACGTAGTTATCAACTTGCAAGAGATGGAAAAAATGTTAAATTAGATAACCAAAATATCAAAATTTATTCATCTAAAATTCTTAATTTTGACTATCAAAAACAAGAACTAATTGTAGAATTAGAAGTTTCTTATGGCACATACATTCGCTCATTATCAAACGATGTTGGAATAGCTTTTAATACTTACTCATATATGAGTGATCTTGAAAGAATTAAAATAGGCGACTTAAGTATTTCTAATAAAACAGTAGAATATTGCGAAGTTGACAAAAGTAACCTTTTTGATATTAAATTTTATTGTGCTACTGAGCAAGAAATTTTAGATCTTAAAGTTGGTAGAATTATTGAAAGCAAAAAAGTTTTAGAAGATGGAAAATATTTATTGGTTAATAAACAAAAAGAAAATAGTTTAATACTTGGAATTCTTGAGTCAAAAGATAGCAAACTAAAAGTTATTAAATTGTTTGGAAATCGATTATAA